In the genome of Tripterygium wilfordii isolate XIE 37 chromosome 19, ASM1340144v1, whole genome shotgun sequence, one region contains:
- the LOC119985704 gene encoding GDSL esterase/lipase At4g10955-like isoform X2, with the protein MEKDVREIFSRSGPFHLKSPDWDNPDHRRSIAASLIQGVKVLERDRQKKRDGPQAEAPPWWDFFNFQLIDRLVDIEDNSICGAIYELKSFTHNAPQYVVAFRGTLLKLDTIRCDLKLDAKCIKNRLHNTSRFELAMQAVHNIILKAGGSATDVWLTGYSLGSAIALLAGKEMARNGHRIETYLFSPPFLSEPMERINNDKLKKVIRYTSSFLRAGLAITIKGTCNPDEEFVRLSSWFPHLFVNADDYICCPYIDYFEHRMKMDGIGAGRFERLATQNSMTALLSTAFGKDDREHLHLIPSAIVTTNLENSPNFKRPHGIEQWWDPSFKGQSIRYQFT; encoded by the exons ATGGAAAAGGACGTGAGAGAAATCTTCAGCCGTTCAGGACCTTTCCACCTAAAATCGCCAGACTG GGATAATCCTGACCATAGAAGATCCATTGCTGCAAGCTTAATACAAGGAGTGAAAGTCCTAGAACGCGATCGCCAGAAGAAGCGCGATGGGCCTCAAGCTGAAGCTCCTCCTTGGTGGGACTTCTTCAATTTCCAGCTTATTGACCGTCTAGTCGACATTGAAGACAATTCCATCTGTGGTGCTATTTATGAACTCAAGTCCTTCACTCACAATGCCCCTCAATATGTAGTCGCGTTTCGTGGCACACTACTCAAGCTGGACACCATAAGGTGTGATCTCAAGCTGGACGCCAAGTGCATCAAGAACAGACTGCACAACACCTCACGCTTCGAGCTTGCAATGCAGGCTGTCCACAACATAATTTTGAAAGCTGGTGGATCAGCTACTGATGTTTGGTTAACTGGATATTCTCTGGGGTCAGCTATTGCATTGCTTGCAGGTAAAGAAATGGCCAGAAATGGCCATCGTATTGAAACTTACCTCTTCAGTCCACCCTTCTTGTCTGAGCCGATGGAAAGGATCAATAACGACAAGTTGAAGAAAGTGATTCGCTACACAAGCAGTTTTCTCAGGGCTGGACTTGCAATTACAATAAAGGGTACTTGTAATCCAGATGAGGAATTTGTTAGATTATCTTCTTGGTTTCCTCACTTATTCGTGAATGCGGACGATTATATTTGTTGTCCCTATATTGATTATTTCGAGCACAGAATGAAAATGGATGGCATTGGAGCCGGCAGATTTGAGAGACTTGCAACACAGAATTCCATGACAGCTTTGTTATCAACTGCATTTGGGAAGGACGATAGAGAACATCTGCATTTGATTCCTTCAGCAATTGTGACTACTAATCTTGAAAATTCCCCAAATTTTAAAAGACCTCATGGAATTGAGCAATGGTGGGATCCTAGCTTTAAAGGACAGTCAATCCGGTACCAGTTTACCTAG